One stretch of Harpia harpyja isolate bHarHar1 chromosome 17, bHarHar1 primary haplotype, whole genome shotgun sequence DNA includes these proteins:
- the SMPD1 gene encoding sphingomyelin phosphodiesterase produces the protein MAARARGRGPAPPLSLPLALALSLSLSLSLSLSLGSPPAGAEAFLEAAPRWGWRNVSCPVCHLLFGALDLALQLEPNVARVGRVAARLCQDLRLARPEICRQAVQLFQQDVVSAWARSVLRPGEACGLLLGRRCGRWDIFGAWNVSLPATPKPPVQPPVPPPPGAPTARLLFLTDLHWDRHYVPGSEAACPDPLCCRGAIRPGPGGAGFWGEYGKCDLPLHTIEALLAQLPGAAPFAAAYWTGDIPAHDVWQQSRQDQLLALRTVTGLLRRHLGSLPVYPAVGNHEATPVNAFPPPYVQGNQSSAWLYDAMAQAWQDWLPPSALETLRAAGFYTVQVWPGLRLVSLNMNFCSQANFWLLINSTDPAGQLQWLVGVLAAAEQAGEKVHIIGHIPPAHCLRSWSWNYYRIISRFEGTIAAQFFGHTHVDEFEMFYDEETLTRPVSVAFVAPSVTTYINLNPGYRVYEVDGAYPGSSHAVLDHETFILNLTEANAPGAEPHWQHLYRAREAYGLPSAFPADWDQLIRRFQDDERLFQRFWFLFHKGHPPREPCLAACKAALLCALRTGRSADPSLCQPLRPALPFPRIQALWQQRRLC, from the exons ATGGCGGCGCGGGCTcggggccgcggcccggcccccccgcTCTCGCTGCCGCTGGCCCTGGCGCTGTCACTATCGCTATCGCTGTCGCTGTCGCTGTCGCTGGGGTCGCCCCCTGCCGGGGCGGAGGCGTTCCTGGAGGCGGCGCCGCGCTGGGGCTGGCGGAACGTGTCGTGCCCGGTCTGTCACCTGCTCTTCGGGGCGCTGGACCTGGCGCTGCAG CTGGAGCCCAACGTGGCGCGCGTGGGGCGTGTGGCGGCCCGGCTGTGCCAGGACCTGCGGCTGGCGCGCCCCGAGATCTGCCGGCAGGCCGTGCAGCTCTTCCAGCAGGACGTGGTGTCGGCCTGGGCCCGCTCGGTGCTGCGTCCCGGCGAGGCCTGCGGGCTGCTGCTGGGCCGGCGCTGCGGCCGCTGGGACATCTTCGGCGCCTGGAACGTCTCCCTTCCTGCCACCCCCAAGCCGCCGGTGCAGCCCCCGGTGCCCCCGCCACCCGGCGCCCCCACCGCCCGCCTCCTTTTCCTCACCGACCTGCACTGGGACCGCCACTACGTGCCAGGCAGCGAGGCCGCCTGCCCCGACCCGCTCTGCTGCCGGGGCGCCATCCGCCCCGGTCCCGGCGGCGCCGGCTTCTGGGGCGAGTACGGCAAGTGTGACTTGCCGCTGCACACCATCGAGGCGCTGCTGGCCCagctccccggcgctgccccctTCGCCGCCGCATACTGGACGGGCGACATCCCGGCGCACGATGTCTGGCAGCAGAGCCGACAGGACCAGCTGCTGGCCCTGCGCACCGTCACCGGGCTGCTGCGCCGGCACCTGGGCTCCCTGCCCGTCTACCCGGCCGTGGGCAACCACGAGGCCACCCCCGTCAACGCCTTCCCCCCACCATACGTGCAGGGCAACCAGTCCTCCGCCTGGCTGTACGACGCCATGGCCCAGGCCTGGCAGGACTGGCTGCCCCCCTCGGCGCTGGAGACCCTCCG GGCCGCTGGTTTCTACACGGTGCAGGTCTGGCCTGGGCTGCGCCTCGTCTCCCTCAACATGAACTTCTGCTCCCAGGCCAACTTCTGGCTCCTCATCAACTCCACCGACCCCGCGGGGCAGCTGCAGTGGCTGGTGGGGGTCCTGGCAGCTGCCGAGCAGGCGGGGGAGAAG GTGCACATCATCGGGCACATCCCCCCGGCCCACTGCCTGCGCAGCTGGAGCTGGAACTACTACCGCATCATCAGCAG GTTTGAGGGCACAATCGCGGCTCAGTTCTTTGGGCACACGCATGTGGACGAGTTCGAGATGTTCTACGATGAGGAGACGCTGACGCGCCCCGTCTCCGTCGCCTTTGTGGCCCCCAGCGTCACCACCTACATCAACCTCAACCCCG GCTACCGTGTGTACGAGGTGGACGGCGCCTACCCTGGCAGCTCCCACGCCGTGCTGGACCACGAGACCTTCATCCTCAACCTCACTGAGGCCAATGCGCCGGGGGCAGAGCCGCACTGGCAGCACCTCTACCGCGCCCGCGAGGCCTACGGGCTGCCCAGCGCCTTCCCGGCTGACTGGGACCAGCTCATCCGCCGCTTCCAGGACGACGAGCGCCTCTTCCAGCGCTTCTGGTTCCTCTTCCACAAGGGCCACCCGCCCCGCgagccctgcctggctgcctgcaaGGCAGCACTGCTCTGCGCCCTCCGCACCGGCCGCTCCGCCGaccccagcctctgccagcccctgCGCCCGGCGCTGCCCTTCCCGCGCATCCAGGCGCTCTGGCAGCAGCGGCGGCTCTGCTGA
- the CNGA4 gene encoding cyclic nucleotide-gated cation channel alpha-4, with amino-acid sequence MALRAWTCQLCPGTCSLLTPASAPRCTQRGPDHQPRPARVRHGAVKPARASGAHPSPTSTSFPGRSAVKCPDRQQMSGGQGHGEAAGVPPHREQRCQGHSRPPQPRTRIPETKQSTLPLPRPDPSSAPQEVGAQCQAAVAPSQAKGHPAVSCLHSPPRQEAPGRQPGHLSLPDRGIPPKTTRPRAGASSSGKQEPESRALPQGPPTWGQGRGGSRPISAVPGEGRGVGRGAGPPPGPTADRADPRAAGPSAPTAARPGPGPGPAAPRHGSRHPRTPGERGTPADTAPPGQAPPPPRTGTPGGRAAPHGQGQAAARAPRYSRQKGARRARHGPAGALAAGGAPLSLLPSLPVPGVPAPPVPAAPDAHRPPPLRAPCARRHLPAAARRPGRAVQQSQMTALPPSTPSVAGDMAVCSPGVPVGRTATRRSWTLDPSGDWYYWWISIMALSVLYNWIVLICRSCFPDLQEQYIVLWLSLDYLCDALYLLDIAVRLHTGFLEDGILVRHRGRIRHCYLSSPSFPWDVAAVLPTDLLYLCLGPGVPAVRANRCLRAPRLFEAFDRWETRTAHPNAFRVAKLMLYVFITIHWHSCLYFALSSWLGLGTDAWVCPNASRPGFTHPLRQYLHSFYFSTLILATVGDTPEPQREEEFLFITTGFLLAVLGFATITGSISSVISNRNAADAAFYPDPEPVQRYLQAQGVGGRLSRRVADWHQHLRAQRKLPAERSVLQHLPQGLRADVAASVHLPALHRVGLFQSWERGVLQQLVLRLQPQVFGPGEFVCRRGDVGREMYFIREGRLAVVAEDGVTQLAILGEGLYFGEISLINIKGNTSGNRRTANIMSIGYSDLFCLSKEDLAEVLVEFPSARAMMEAKGRELLLRMGKLDVHAEAVAAVAAEEAEQRVQALETALEGLQTRAARLLAQLESSAFKLTLRVERLECRLRRRQPARGAGPARAEGPTMAQNPSGVQGPSGVQGPMMPRGPARGPDPAGGRGPTVAQGDSGVQGPPRVQGPSTARGPRGAQADSGVQGPPRVQGPPTARGPLGVRG; translated from the exons ATGGCCCTGAGGGCCTGGACTTGCCAGCTCTGTCCTGGCACCTGCTCCCTCCTCACCCCGGCCTCAGCTCCCCGCTGCACACAGAGGGGACCCGACCACCAGCCGAGACCTGCCAGGGTACGTCACGGTGCCGTCAAGCCCGCCCGCGCATCAGGAGCCCATCCTTCGCCCACCAGCACCAGCTTCCCGGGCCGCTCTGCAGTGAAGTGTCCTGACAGGCAGCAGATGTCCGGTGGCCAGGGACACGGGGAGGCAGCCGGGGTGCCGCCACACCGAGAGCAGAGATGCCAGGGGCACAGCCGCCCACCTCAACCCAGGACCCGCATACCAGAGACCAAGCAGAGCACCCTGCCCTTGCCAAGGCCTG ACCCTtcctctgcaccccaggaggTGGGAGCACAGTGCCAGGCTGCCGTTGCTCCCAGCCAGGCCAAAGGCCACCCCGCAGTGAGCTGCCTGCACTCGCCGCCACGCCAAGAGGCACCAGGCCGGCAACCCGGCCACCTCTCGCTGCCGGACAGAGGCATCCCACCCAAAACCACTCGTCCCAGGGCAGGGGCCAGCAGCAGCGGCAAGCAGGAGCCCGAGAGCCGGGCGCTTCCGCAGG GGCCGCCTACCTGGGGTCAAGGTCGCGGCGGGTCCCGTCCCATCAGCGCCGTacctggggaggggagaggcgtcGGACgcggggccgggcccccccccgggccgACCGCGGACAGGGCCGACCCCCGGGCTGCCGGCCCCTCCGCACCCACGGCAGCGCGGCCCGGCCcaggccccggcccggccgctcccCGCCACGGCTCACGGCACCCACGCACCCCCGGGGAGCGGGGCACCCCCGCGGACACCGCCCCGCCCGGCCAggcgcccccgcccccccgcacGGGGACACccggcggccgggcagccccgcACGGCCAAGGGCAGGCGGCGGCCCGGGCGCCCCGTTACAGCCGGCAGAAGGGCGCCCGCCGGGCCCGGCACGGCCCCGCCGGGGCCCTCGCGGCGGGCGGtgcccccctctccctccttccctccctccccgttCCCGGCGTCCCCGCCCCGCCCGTTCCCGCCGCCCCCGACGCTCACCGGCCGCCCCCGCTGCGGGCCCCGTGcgcccgccgccatcttcccgccgccgcccgacGCCCCGGCCGCGCAg TCCAGCAGAGCCAGATGACAGCTCTGCCGCCCAGCACGCCCAGTGTGGCTGGAGACATGGCTGTCTGCAGCCCTGGTGTCCCGGTGGGCCG CACTGCTACCCGCCGGAGCTGGACCCTGGACCCCTCTGGAGATTGGTACTACTGGTGGATCAGCATCATGGCGCTGTCCGTCCTCTACAACTGGATCGTCCTCATCTGCAG GTCCTGCTTCCCCGACCTGCAGGAGCAGTACATTGTGCTGTGGCTAAGCCTGGACTACCTCTGCGACGCGCTCTACCTGCTGGATATCGCCGTGCGCCTCCACACCG GCTTCCTGGAGGATGGCATCCTGGTGCGGCACCGTGGCCGGATCCGGCACTGCTACCTGAgctccccatccttcccctgGGACGTGGCTGCGGTGCTGCCCACCGACCTGCTCTACCTGTGCCTGGGGCCAGGGGTGCCGGCGGTGCGCGCCAACCGCTGCCTGCGGGCGCCGCGGCTCTTCGAGGCCTTCGACCGCTGGGAGACGCGCACGGCCCACCCCAACGCCTTCCGCGTCGCCAAGCTGATGCTTTACGTCTTCATCACCATCCACTGGCACAGCTGCCTCTATTTCGCCCTCTCatcctggctggggctgggcaccGACGCCTGGGTCTGCCCCAACGCCAGCCGCCCTGGCTTCACCCACCCGCTGCGGCAGTACCTCCACAGCTTCTACTTCTCCACCCTCATCCTCGCCACCGTGGGCGACACACCGGAGCCCCAGCGCGAGGAGGAGTTCCTCTTCATCACCACCGGCTTCCTCCTGGCCGTGCTGGGCTTCGCCACCATCACGGGCAGCATCAGCTCCGTCATCTCCAACAGGAACGCAGCCGATGCCGCCTTCTACCCCGACCCCGAGCCGGTGCAACGCTACCTGCAGGCGCAGGGCGTGGGCGGGCGGCTGTCGCGGCGGGTGGCTGACTGGCACCAGCACCTGCGGGCACAGCGGAAGCTGCCGGCGGAGCGGTCGGTGCTGCAGCACCTGCCGCAGGGGCTGCGGGCCGATGTGGCGGCCAGCGTCCACCTGCCGGCCCTGCACCGCGTCGGCCTCTTCCAGAGCTGGGAGCGCGGcgtgctgcagcagctggtgctgcGGCTGCAGCCCCAGGTCTTCGGCCCCGGCGAGTTTGTCTGCCGCAGGGGCGACGTGGGGCGTGAAATGTACTTCATCCGCGAGGGGCGGCTGGCCGTGGTGGCGGAGGACGGCGTCACGCAGCTCGCCATCCTGGGTGAGGGGCTCTACTTTGGAGAGATCAGCCTCATCAACATCAAAG ggaaCACCTCGGGGAACCGGCGCACAGCCAACATCATGAGCATCGGCTACTCGGACCTCTTCTGCCTCTCCAAGGAGGACCTGGCGGAGGTGCTGGTTGAGTTCCCCAGTGCCCGGGCCATGATGGAGGCCAAGGGCCGCGAGCTCCTGCTGCGCATGGGCAAGCTGGACGTGCACGCCGAGGCGGTGGCAGCGGTGGCGGCAGAGGAGGCCGAGCAGCGGGTGCAGGCGCTGGAGACTGCCCTGGAGGGGCTGCAGACCCGGGCAGCCCGGCTGCTGGCCCAGCTGGAGTCCAGTGCCTTCAAGCTGACGCTGCGCGTCGAGCGCCTCGAgtgccggctccggcggcggcagCCTGCCAGGGGAGCGGGTCCTGCCAGGGCAGAGGGTCCCACCATGGCGCAGAATCCCAGTGGGGTGCAGGGTCCCAGTGGGGTGCAGGGTCCCATGATGCCGCGGGGTCCTGCCCGGGGACCAGATCCTGCTGGGGGACGGGGTCCCACTGTGGCACAGGGTGACAGTGGGGTGCAGGGTCCCCCCAGGGTGCAGGGTCCCTCCACAGCACGGGGTCCCAGAGGGGCACAGGCTGACAGTGGGGTGCAGGGTCCCCCCAGGGTACAGGGTCCCCCCACGGCACGGGGTCCCCTCGGGGTGCGGGGGTGA
- the APBB1 gene encoding amyloid beta precursor protein binding family B member 1 isoform X3 has product MLKCHVFRCESPAKNIATSLHEVCSQIMVERRSARALANGLSMDPSRLVEIPFQVEFPAPKSEVVQKFPVCYLGCVPVAKPVGMDVINAALEAALATGSKEHWTPIVVNVAPATLTITHEQTEAVLCECRVRFLSFMGVGRDVRSFAFIMASAPGAFRCHMVWCEPNAAGLSEALQAACMLRYQKCLDARPQASSSCLPAPPADSVARRVGSSVRRGVQTLLGSLKPKRLGAQTP; this is encoded by the exons ATGCTCAAGTGCCATGTCTTCCGCTGCGAGAGCCCCGCCAAGAACATCGCCACCAGCCTGCACGAGGTCTGCTCCCAG ATCATGGTGGAGCGGCGAAGCGCCCGGGCGCTGGCTAATGGCCTCTCCATGGACCCCTCCAGGCTGGTGGAGATCCCCTTCCAGG tGGAGTTCCCGGCGCCCAAGAGCGAGGTGGTGCAGAAGTTCCCGGTGTGCTACCTGGGCTGCGTGCCCGTCGCTAAGCCCGTGG GCATGGATGTCATCAACGCGGCGCTGGAGGCAGCGCTGGCCACCGGCAGCAAGGAGCACTGGACCCCCATCGTGGTCAACGTGGCACCCGCCACCCTCACCATCACCCACGAGCAG ACAGAGGCGGTGCTGTGCGAGTGCCGCGTGCGGTTCCTGTCCTTCATGGGGGTGGGCCGGGACGTGCGCTCCTTCGCCTTCATCATGGCCAGCGCCCCGGGCGCCTTCCGCTGCCACATGGTCTGGTGCGAGCCCAACGCCGCGGGGCTGAGCGAGGCGCTGCAGGCCGCCTGCATG ctgcGCTACCAGAAGTGCCTGGACGCCCGGCCCCaggcctccagctcctgcctgcccgcgccgcccgccgaCTCAGTGGCCCGCCGGGTGGGCTCCTCCGTCCGCAGGGGCGTGCAGACCCTGCTGGGCAGCCTGAAGCCCAAGCGCCTGGGGGCCCAGACACCGTga
- the CCKBR gene encoding gastrin/cholecystokinin type B receptor: MDPRRLNESLQELLCRPGNGSGSATGSTTGTGTGSAGNGSACDLLRRGFRGPPAPKDLDLTVRVLLYALIFVLSVCGNALVVAVLLLNRRLRTVTNSFLLSLALSDLMLAVCCMPFTLIPNLMGTFIFGEAVCKLMAYLMGISVSVSTFSLVAIAIERYSAICNPLQSRVWQTRSHACRVIASTWFFSALLMLPYAIYSTTHAMSTHGARPPISQCTHKWPSDHVRQAWYVLLLLILFFIPGMVMIVAYGLISRELYRGIRFELDIKGEAAAQRNGGGEPAPACDEGDGCYLQLSRPGGALELRALGAAGAQQDRARINSSEAKLVAKRRVIRMLVVIVAMFFLCWLPIFTANTWRAFAPQAAQRALSGTPISFIHLLSYTSACANPLIYCFMNRRFRKAFLATCAGCRRACPRRPLEEEVANANASLSKFSYTTVSSLGPP, encoded by the exons ATGGACCCGCGGCGCCTCAACGAGTcgctgcaggagctgctctgccGCCCCGGGAACGGCTCCGGCTCCGCCACCGGCtccaccaccggcaccggcaccggctccGCCGGGAACGGCTCCGCCTGCGACCTCCTCCGCAGAGGCTTCCGCGGGCCCCCGGCGCCCAAAG ACCTGGACCTGACAGTGCGTGTCCTGCTGTACGCGCTGATCTTTGTGCTGAGCGTCTGCGGGAACGCCCTGGTCGTGGCTGTGCTGCTCCTGAACCGCCGCCTGCGCACCGTCACCAACTCCTTCCTGCTCTCCCTGGCGCTCAGCGACCTGATGCTGGCAGTCTGCTGCATGCCCTTCACGCTCATCCCCAACCTCATGGGCACCTTCATCTTCGGAGAGGCCGTCTGCAAGCTCATGGCCTACCTCATGG GCATCTCCGTCTCGGTCTCCACCTTCAGCCTGGTGGCCATCGCCATCGAGCGGTACAGTGCCATCTGCAACCCGCTGCAGTCCCGCGTCTGGCAGACGCGGTCGCACGCCTGCCGGGTCATCGCCAGCACCTGGTTCTTCTCGGCACTGCTCATGTTGCCGTATGCCATCTACAGCACCACGCACGCCATGTCCACCCACGGCGCCCGCCCGCCCATCAGCCAGTGCACCCACAAGTGGCCCAGCGACCACGTCCGGCAGGCCTG GTAtgtcctgctgctcctcatcCTCTTCTTCATCCCGGGCATGGTGATGATCGTGGCTTATGGGCTCATCTCCCGCGAGCTCTACCGAGGCATCCGCTTCGAGCTGGACATCAAGGGGGAGGCTGCAG ctcAGCGCaacggcggcggggagccggcaCCCGCCTGCGACGAGGGGGACGGCTGCTACCTGCAGCTCTCCCGGCCGGGCGGCGCGCTGGAGCTGCGGGCGCTGGGTGCGGCGGGCGCACAGCAGGACCGGGCACGCATCAACAGCTCGGAGGCGAAGCTGGTGGCCAAGCGGCGCGTGATCCGCATGCTGGTGGTCATCGTGGCCATGTTCTTCCTCTGCTGGCTGCCCATCTTCACCGCCAACACGTGGCGTGCCTTTGCCCCACAGGCGGCCCAGCGGGCGCTCTCAGGGACGCCCATCTCCTTCATCCACCTCCTCTCCTACACCTCCGCCTGCGCCAACCCCCTCATCTACTGCTTCATGAACCGCCGCTTCCGCAAAGCCTTCCTGGCCACTTGCGCCGGCTGCCGCCGTGCCTGCCCACGCCGCCCGCTCGAGGAGGAGGTGGCCAACGCCAATGCCTCGCTCTCCAAGTTCAGCTACACCACCGTCAGCAGCCTCGGACCCCCCTGA